The Shewanella algae DNA segment GGAAACCCTCAGCATGGATTCCCCCGCTTCGACCCCGCGGCGCATGTTGACGATTCTGTCGTGCATGTAGCTGTTGTCTACGGCATCGGCCACCAAGCTGAGCGCCTGAGTCATGGGCACTCCGGCCCCCAGCATCATGGCAAAACTGCGGCAATAACGGGCCAGAGTCGAGCGTTCGATTATGGAACCCACCGCTGGAATATGCAGTTTCCAGCGATCCCACTGTTTTTCGCCCTTCTCGGTTCTATGCCAATAACGCACCCCGAGTACAGTTACTACCAACCCCACCAGCATCAAGGGCCAGTAATTGACAAACAGGTTGGAGGTACCGATAAGCAGCCGGGTCGCCCAAGGCAATTCGGCACCGAAGCGGGAAAACATTTCAGCGAACTTGGGGATCACCATAATATTGAGGATCACCAGTGCCAGTGCCACCGCCAACAGAACAAACATGGGATAACGCATGGCAGACTTGATCCGTCTGCGGGTTTCCTGCTCCCGCTCGATATAACCGGACAACTGCAGAAAAGCATCTTCCAGTTTGCCCGTGTTCTCTCCCACATGAACCATGGAGACGAACAAGGCGTCGAACACATCCGGATGGTGGTTCATTGCCGACGACAGCGGCCGTCCGGCGGTCAACTGTTCAGAGACATCCTGCAATGCCTCTTTCATCCGTTTGGAATGGGTGGTTTCCGACAGCCCGGCAATGGCTCGCAGAATAGGAATGCCGGAGCGGGTCAGGGAGTACATCTGCCGGGTAAATATCTGCAGCTCATCCAGGCCAACCCTACGCTTGAGCAAACCTTTGAGACTGAGATCCGGGCCAGGCTTGAGCTCAACAAGCTCCAACGGGATCACGGCTCTGGCCAGCAACAGATCGGCCGCCACGCTCTCTGAGGCAGCATCCAATTGTCCCTTGACCTGTTCACCGCGGGCATCCCGGCCCCGGTAGCTATAGAGCGGCATAATCAGACCTCATCCCGTTCCATCATCTCGGCCGCCAACGGCACTTGAGACTCGGAGACATCTTCCACCAGCTTGGCGACCTCTTCTATGGTCGTCAGGCCGCTGCGTAAATATTCCAGAGCCGATTCAGCCAGCGGGGTAAACTGTTCGCTGGCGTAAGCGGCACGGGCAAACTCATGGGGATTACCGCTGCGCATCGCCTCTATCATGGTTTCATCCAGTTCGAGGATCTCAAACACCCCGATACGACCGCGATAACCTGTGCCGGAGCAGCTCTGACACCCTGTGCCCACTCTGAGCCTGGCATCGGAAAAGTCGCGCTTGCTGATACTCTGGAGCCAGACCCTGTCCTGCGGCGTGAGCTGATAATCGGTGGCGCAGTTCTTACACACCCGCCGCACCAGGCGCTGGGCTATGATGACCCTGAGGGCACTGGCCACCAAATAACTGGCCGCCCCCATATCAAGCAAACGCAAGGCACTGGTAATGGCATCATTGGTGTGCAGGGTCGAGAGCACGAAGTGACCTGTCAGGGCACCGCGCAAGCCGATTTCGACGGTTTCCTGATCCCGCATCTCCCCCACCATTATGATGTCGGGATCCTGGCGCAAGGTGGTGCGCAGTACATTGGAAAAATCCAGGCCTATCTTGTGATTGACCTGCACCTGGTTGATCCGCGGCAGTTGATATTCCACCGGATCTTCCACGGTAATGATCTTACTCTCAGCCTTGTTCAGCTCACTGAGAATGCCGTAAAGAGTGGTTGTCTTACCCGAACCTGTAGGGCCCGTGACCAACAACATGCCGTGGGGGCGTTTTATCTGCCGCCGTACCCGCTCGAGAATATGCGGCGGCATTCCGGTTTCATTCAGGGTCAAGAGCCCTGCCGATTGGTCCAACAGCCGCATCACCACAGACTCGCCGTGATAGATGGGCATGGTAGACATACGCACATCTATCTGATGGCCTTTGATTTCAATATGAAAACGGCCATCCTGGGGCAAACGTTTTTCCGAGATATCCAAGCCGGCCATCAGCTTGAGCCTGAGCACCAGCGCTGCGGCAATATTGACCTCTTTGAGCACATTTTCCTGCAACAGACCATCCACCCGCTGGCGGATCCTGAGCGACTTGTCGCCGGGTTCAATGTGAATGTCCGAGGCGCGGATCTGTACCGCATCCTCGAAAATCGACTGCAACAGCTTAACCACTGTGGTTTCGTTGTCGCTGTCACCTTCGGTCAGACTGGCGAGATCGAACTGATCATCGGCGGCATATTCCTCCTCCAGCTTGCCAGCCATCTGGGCAATGTGGCCGGTGCGGCGATAGAGGTTATCAAAAGCATCGAACAGCTGCTGTTCCTTCACCACCGCCAGTTTCAGGCGTCTTGGTGCCAATAGCACATCCAATTCATCCAGCGCCTGCAGATCGGCAGGATCGCTCATGGCCACCAGCACGGAATCGCTATCGGCTTCAATTACCAGCGCCCGAAAACGCCGCGCCTGCACTTCGGACAAGAGGTTGACCACCTCGGTAGGAATGGGGCGTTTGCTGATATCGATAAAGGGAATATTCAACTGATGCGAGAGAAACTGCAGCAGCTGCTCCTCGCTGATAAAGTCCATGTCTATCAGGGTGCGTCCCAGCTTGCGGCCGGTTTGCTTTTGTTGTGACAGCGCGTTTTGCAGCTGCACCTCGCTGATAATCTGCTCCTGTACCAGGAGATCACCGAGGCGCATTTTCAACTTGGGTTTCACTGGCGGCCTCCTATCTGGGCGAGTCGGTTTTCTATGTAATCACGGGCATCCGCGGACAAGCCCTGGCGCTTGAGTGCTTCCTGGTAACTGGCCTTGGCAGCGTCATAATCACCACTCGCATCCTGGGCATAGGCCAGCCCCAACCACCAGCGTCCCTGGGAGGCATCCTGCCGGATCAGGCTAAGATAACTTTGTTGTACCAAGGGCCAATCCTTGAGGCTTTGGCCAATTTCCGCCTGCAGCAGCCATTTCTCGCGCCCAAGCTCGCTGCCATCGGCTATCTGTTGCAAACTGGCGAGCGCCAGAGGTAACTCGCTGCGAGCCTTCTGCACCCGGGCCAGCAACAACCAAAAGGTCGGTTGCTGCGGATAGCTTTCGGCACCTTGACGCAGCAGTACTGCCGCCTTGTCCAATTCGCCGCGGCCATAAAACAGCGCCGCCAGCTCCTGGCGGGCGTTGTGATTGGCATCATTCAAACGCAAGGCTTCGGCATAGGCCGACATTGCCTTGTCCAACTGCCCCAGCTCCTTGGCCTGTTGTCCCTGTTGCAACTTTTTCTGCGACAGCTCTGCCGGGGTCAGAGATACCTGAGTCACGCTCATTTTCGCCTGGCTTGGCTTGGCAGCCCCAGATGTGGATTGGGTTATCCAGCCGCTCTCATTGGGGCTGGGCTTCTGATCCAAGCCTGATTTTTCATCGCGACCAGGTCTTTCTATTTGCACTGACTGAGCCGGCTCTTGTCCAGCCTCCAGCCCGAGCGGCTCTTCCTTGGCTGCCAAACGTTCGGCAACTGCACTGGTTTCAAGGCTGTCATCGGCCCGGCTTGATTTTAAGTTACCTGTTTCTGAGCCATACATTTCCGGGCTTTTTGTTTCAAAGTCGTTCGTTTCAGAGCTTTTTGTTTCAAAGGCTGAGCCTTGAGCATTCAAGCCCGCATCAGGAGCTTTGGATTGTTCACTTGGAGCCAGGCTCTTGCTGGGAAGTTGCAGCGCCGAGTTCTGCGCCTCAGGCTCCAAACTTAATCTATCGCTGCCATCGGCAGTGCTTGAGACTGCCTTAGGCTGCGGCCGATTACGGCCCGTGGGTCCCGGCTCATACGGCACTGTCTGCGATGGCTCTGCTCGGCTTCCGCTTTGGTTTGCAGCTTGGTTTTGGGTTTGAGAAGCGCTTTGACTGCCACTTCCTAAATAACCACCCAGCCATAACCCCAGCGCCAATAGAGAGATGCCAAACAGCGTGCCACCGAGCAGCAACCACCAGGGATTGGTCGCCGCTTGACTGGCCTGCCCCGCCGGCACATGAGCTAAGTTGTGGGGCTGCTGGCGTTTATCCAGGTCCTTGAGCATCTGATTGACCACACTCATAACCAGACTCCCTTCATGGCATAAACCCCGACCGAGGCGCCGACTGAAGTAAGGAGCAGTGCCAGAGTCGGCCAAAGCCAGCGCCAGTTCGAAGTACGGGAAGCATCTTCGGTATCCTTGATGGCGCCCTTGATATGCGCCGTTTTCACTTGCTGTTTGCCTTCACCGAAACAGAGCAGCAGCGCCTTGTGCGCCAAAATATTCACCAATCTGGGGATCCCTCTGGCAGCCACGGCGATACGTTTACTGTCTGCGGCGCTGAATAACGCCGGCCCCTGATAGCCGGCCACCGCCAATCTGTGGCGCAGATAGGCATAGACTTCATCCCGGGTCAGCGGCCGCAAGCGATAGCTGAAGGTGATCCTCTGGCGTAACTGTCGAAACGCTTGCTGCGCCAGGCGCGAGTCCAGTTCGGGTTGGCCGAAGATCACCACCTGCAGCAACTTGCGGCTCTCGGTTTCCAGATTGGTCAACAGCCGCAAGGCTTCAAGGCTCTCATCCGGCAAGGCCTGGGCTTCATCAAGCAACAAAACAATATTGAGCCCCTGGGCACTGAGCGCCAGCAGCTGCTGCTGGATAAGACCACTGAGTTGCTGCTGATCTTTAATATCATTCACGGCAATCCCCAGCTCCTCGGCAATCGCCAGCCTGAGTTCTGCCGGGGTCAGATAAGGATTGGGCAACCAGGCGCAGCGAAACTGCTGCGGTAACTCGTTGAGCAGTTTGCGGCACAGCAATGTTTTGCCGGTTCCCACTTCGCCGGTGACCTTGATAAAACCTTCACCGGTTTGCAGCGCCACCTGCAGCACCTGCAAGGCCTCCACATGGGGAGCCAACCCCAGGAAAAATCCTGTGTTGGGGGTCAGGGCAAAAGGCATGCTCTGCATGCCAAAATGCTGCAGATACATAGAAGCGGCTATTCCTGTGGATACCAGCGGTCGAGCAAGCTCTGAGAGCGTTGCAGTTCTTTTTGCCAGGTGCCATCAACTACCACAGTCGGCTTGAGCAAAATCACCAGCTCTGTCTTGCGCTTTAACTTACTGCGGTTGGTAAAGGCTTCACCGATAAAGGGTATATCGCCCAGCAGCGGTACCTTGGATACCACTTCGGTATTCTCGCTCTTCATCAGGCCGCCAATCACCACCACATCACCGGAAAGCGCCTTGATGACAGTGTCGGACTCACGGATTTCACTCTGGGCCAAGGGCAGATCCAACGAAGAGTCACTTATCTTGATGCTCTTTTTCTGCTCTTTCACATCTGTGACCGAAGGATGTACATGCAGCAAGACACTGCCGTCTTTGTCTATTTGGGGCGTTACATCCAGAGCGATTCCCGAGAAGAAGGGTGTCAGCTCCACCTCAGGCGATGTCACCGGTGTAGTGCTGGCCACTGTGGTAGAGGAGACATCTGTGACAAAGTATTCGTCACGGCCAACTTTGATCACCGCCTTCTGGTTATTGGACGCTGTCACCCTGGGGCTGGAGAGCACATCGACATCGCCTTGGGTATCCAGCAGAGTGATCATGGCGGTGAAATCCGTTCCTTTGAGTGACAAAGAGGTCACCCCTCCTATGGCCTCGGTGATCTGATCGCCAAACGAGCCCTCGCTGGTGCCAAAGTTAACCTTGGTGTTACCGTCGGCCAAAGCGCTGCCAAGCACATCCTGCCACTGGATCCCCTGCTGGTAACCATCGGAGAGGGTCACTTCGAGGATCTTTGCTTCCAGAATAACCTGCCGCTGCAAATGGCTCTCGGCGGTGGAGAGGAAACTGCGGATCTGCCGCAGCTCGTCCGGATTGGCTCTGACGGTAACCAAGCCAGCCTGGGGAGTGACCACTACAGAGCGGCCGTCGCCACTGCTGCCGAGAATCGATTCCAGGGTCTTTTGCAGCTCGCCCCAGAAATCTGTCTTGGTGCGGGAACTGATGAAGGTGCCGTTGGTGTTATTGCTGTTCTGGTCGTTGCCGTTGTTGTTACTACGGTTATTGCTGAAATTGCTGTTATTGCCGTTGTTCAGGCCATTATTGTTGAGGTTGTTATTGCTGTTGTTGTTATTGTTGTCAGAGATCCTTCCCGAGCTGACCGAAGTCAGCGACAGACCGATACGCTCCATATAGAGGTAATTGACCGGGAAAGTCTCGGTTCTCAGGCCTGCCGGATAGACCCTCAGGATCCGTCCTTCCCGGCTGATCTCATAGCCGTAAATGTCCTGTACTACCTGCAAGGCTTCACTCAGGGTCACGCCCTTGAGCGACAAAGAGATATTGCCGCTCACTTGCGGGTGCACAGCCACGCTGAAGGGAGTGCCTTCCACCAGACTCGGGAAAAACACCCTGGCATCGACATCATTGGCCGAGACATCAAAACGCCGCTCGGTCTGCACAGGTGCGGCCAGCCCGGCCAGAAGACCATCGGCATTCAACTCTTGCTGCACACCGGGAGGCAAGCTGGCCGGAGGAGGCACTGCTGCCATGGCATTTTGCTGCGCCATGGAATCGCGCAGCGCCTCTTTGGAGGCGGCTGGGTTGGGCCTATCCGTGGTTTGGCAGGCCGCCAGGCCCAGAGCCAGCAACGGCAGCATATAGGCGAGTCTGGTTTTCATTAATGTTTTTCCTTGCGCTCGGTAATCGCTTGAAACAGATAGAGTCGGCGACCATCGGCCAGTAAAACACTGTCCTGATCGATACGGCTTAACACCACTCCTTGAATCCTGTCTCCCTGGCGGTAAATTTGGTTATTAATCACGGCCCGCCTGCCCTGAGGTCCGCTGAGCAGGCTGCTCAGTATCAGGCCCTGCCCTCCCTGCTCCTTGGCTGGCAAATTTACTCCCTGTGCCGGCATGGTAGGGTCCCGCAGGCTGGCTGCTGCCAGACCCTGGCTGCAGAGCATCGCCAATAAGATTAAGCACTTAGCTGGATGATGCCACACTGATAAAGTCCTCATTGATGCTGAGCGTGTATAACTCAAGTTGCACACTGGCCTTGGGATACTCAGACACCCGGTAATCCAGGCGCTTCCAATAGAGCTTGTCCGGCATGTTTTCCACCGCTTGCACAAACTTGAGCACGGCGAAATAGTCGCCTTCAAACTCCAGCACTATGCCGTGACTATAGAGATTCATCTGTTGTTCATCAGCTTTGCCTACCACCAGCAAAGGTGTTGGGGCGACAGACTTGAAGCCGGTCAGCTGTATTCCTTGCACCCGTTCCAGCAAGGCGGTAAGCAATGATGGCATATAGCTGGCGGGCACCATGTCGACCATCTGGCGGTCCAGTTGTTGATCCAACGCAGCGATATCACGATTGACTTGCCCCAAGCGGGCCTTGAGCGGCGTATCAGGGTCTTCCGCCAGGCGTTGGCGATAGAGCTCCAGCTGTTGCTGACTGAGTTTGATGCTACTCTGGCCGGCATGCAGGCGTTGCAGATTGCTCTGGCGCTCCAGCCAGAAAGACTCCAGCGGCAGATACAGCAGAAACAGCAGCAATAACAGGCTGACTCCCGCCACCATGATCCTCTCTCTTTGACTCAAACCATCAAAGGCTTGGCCCAGACGCCGAAGGAAATTCATTTCTTCACCTCCCGGGCTTCACTGGTCAGGACGAAGGCCAGTGGCTGGCCTGGCTCCCGAGCCATGGTCATGGAAGCAAACGAGCGCCCTCTCAGACTCTCGGTTTGTTTGAGCCTGTCTATCCAGCGCGGCAGACTCTGCGGATATTGGCCGAAACCTTCAAACTCCAGCTTGTCTTCTTCAAGTTTGATGCGGCTCAACCACACGCTGCCATCGGACACTTGGGCCAACTCCTGCAGCACAGGCGCAAAGCCCTTGGACGTCATGCGCTCCCGCTGCCCAAGCTCGGTCAGCAGTAAACCCTTGAGCTCTCGCTCCTGAGTACGACGCTCCAGCTCAATGACCAGCTCGGCACTAGGCTGACGCTTGGCCAATTCGGCTTCCAGTTGTTGTTTTTGGCTCTCCAAGGCCTGTCGCTGCGACTCGACCTCAAGCAACTGCCTGGACACTTGCGTTTGCTGCCACCATCCCAAGCCGATAAGTGAGAGTCCCAGTAACAAGAACACACCAGCAACAACCAGTAAACGAACAAAACTGAGCCTTAGCCTGGGAGGCAAGAGTGAAGATGAATAGA contains these protein-coding regions:
- a CDS encoding type II secretion system F family protein, which translates into the protein MPLYSYRGRDARGEQVKGQLDAASESVAADLLLARAVIPLELVELKPGPDLSLKGLLKRRVGLDELQIFTRQMYSLTRSGIPILRAIAGLSETTHSKRMKEALQDVSEQLTAGRPLSSAMNHHPDVFDALFVSMVHVGENTGKLEDAFLQLSGYIEREQETRRRIKSAMRYPMFVLLAVALALVILNIMVIPKFAEMFSRFGAELPWATRLLIGTSNLFVNYWPLMLVGLVVTVLGVRYWHRTEKGEKQWDRWKLHIPAVGSIIERSTLARYCRSFAMMLGAGVPMTQALSLVADAVDNSYMHDRIVNMRRGVEAGESMLRVSNQSQLFTPLVLQMVAVGEETGRIDQLLNDAADFYEGEVDYDLKNLTARLEPILIGIVAIVVLILALGIYLPMWDMLNVVKGGR
- a CDS encoding GspE/PulE family protein — protein: MKPKLKMRLGDLLVQEQIISEVQLQNALSQQKQTGRKLGRTLIDMDFISEEQLLQFLSHQLNIPFIDISKRPIPTEVVNLLSEVQARRFRALVIEADSDSVLVAMSDPADLQALDELDVLLAPRRLKLAVVKEQQLFDAFDNLYRRTGHIAQMAGKLEEEYAADDQFDLASLTEGDSDNETTVVKLLQSIFEDAVQIRASDIHIEPGDKSLRIRQRVDGLLQENVLKEVNIAAALVLRLKLMAGLDISEKRLPQDGRFHIEIKGHQIDVRMSTMPIYHGESVVMRLLDQSAGLLTLNETGMPPHILERVRRQIKRPHGMLLVTGPTGSGKTTTLYGILSELNKAESKIITVEDPVEYQLPRINQVQVNHKIGLDFSNVLRTTLRQDPDIIMVGEMRDQETVEIGLRGALTGHFVLSTLHTNDAITSALRLLDMGAASYLVASALRVIIAQRLVRRVCKNCATDYQLTPQDRVWLQSISKRDFSDARLRVGTGCQSCSGTGYRGRIGVFEILELDETMIEAMRSGNPHEFARAAYASEQFTPLAESALEYLRSGLTTIEEVAKLVEDVSESQVPLAAEMMERDEV
- a CDS encoding tetratricopeptide repeat protein, which codes for MSVVNQMLKDLDKRQQPHNLAHVPAGQASQAATNPWWLLLGGTLFGISLLALGLWLGGYLGSGSQSASQTQNQAANQSGSRAEPSQTVPYEPGPTGRNRPQPKAVSSTADGSDRLSLEPEAQNSALQLPSKSLAPSEQSKAPDAGLNAQGSAFETKSSETNDFETKSPEMYGSETGNLKSSRADDSLETSAVAERLAAKEEPLGLEAGQEPAQSVQIERPGRDEKSGLDQKPSPNESGWITQSTSGAAKPSQAKMSVTQVSLTPAELSQKKLQQGQQAKELGQLDKAMSAYAEALRLNDANHNARQELAALFYGRGELDKAAVLLRQGAESYPQQPTFWLLLARVQKARSELPLALASLQQIADGSELGREKWLLQAEIGQSLKDWPLVQQSYLSLIRQDASQGRWWLGLAYAQDASGDYDAAKASYQEALKRQGLSADARDYIENRLAQIGGRQ
- a CDS encoding ExeA family protein; its protein translation is MYLQHFGMQSMPFALTPNTGFFLGLAPHVEALQVLQVALQTGEGFIKVTGEVGTGKTLLCRKLLNELPQQFRCAWLPNPYLTPAELRLAIAEELGIAVNDIKDQQQLSGLIQQQLLALSAQGLNIVLLLDEAQALPDESLEALRLLTNLETESRKLLQVVIFGQPELDSRLAQQAFRQLRQRITFSYRLRPLTRDEVYAYLRHRLAVAGYQGPALFSAADSKRIAVAARGIPRLVNILAHKALLLCFGEGKQQVKTAHIKGAIKDTEDASRTSNWRWLWPTLALLLTSVGASVGVYAMKGVWL
- the mshL gene encoding pilus (MSHA type) biogenesis protein MshL yields the protein MKTRLAYMLPLLALGLAACQTTDRPNPAASKEALRDSMAQQNAMAAVPPPASLPPGVQQELNADGLLAGLAAPVQTERRFDVSANDVDARVFFPSLVEGTPFSVAVHPQVSGNISLSLKGVTLSEALQVVQDIYGYEISREGRILRVYPAGLRTETFPVNYLYMERIGLSLTSVSSGRISDNNNNNSNNNLNNNGLNNGNNSNFSNNRSNNNGNDQNSNNTNGTFISSRTKTDFWGELQKTLESILGSSGDGRSVVVTPQAGLVTVRANPDELRQIRSFLSTAESHLQRQVILEAKILEVTLSDGYQQGIQWQDVLGSALADGNTKVNFGTSEGSFGDQITEAIGGVTSLSLKGTDFTAMITLLDTQGDVDVLSSPRVTASNNQKAVIKVGRDEYFVTDVSSTTVASTTPVTSPEVELTPFFSGIALDVTPQIDKDGSVLLHVHPSVTDVKEQKKSIKISDSSLDLPLAQSEIRESDTVIKALSGDVVVIGGLMKSENTEVVSKVPLLGDIPFIGEAFTNRSKLKRKTELVILLKPTVVVDGTWQKELQRSQSLLDRWYPQE
- a CDS encoding general secretion pathway protein GspB, encoding MPAKEQGGQGLILSSLLSGPQGRRAVINNQIYRQGDRIQGVVLSRIDQDSVLLADGRRLYLFQAITERKEKH
- a CDS encoding MSHA biogenesis protein MshJ; this translates as MNFLRRLGQAFDGLSQRERIMVAGVSLLLLLFLLYLPLESFWLERQSNLQRLHAGQSSIKLSQQQLELYRQRLAEDPDTPLKARLGQVNRDIAALDQQLDRQMVDMVPASYMPSLLTALLERVQGIQLTGFKSVAPTPLLVVGKADEQQMNLYSHGIVLEFEGDYFAVLKFVQAVENMPDKLYWKRLDYRVSEYPKASVQLELYTLSINEDFISVASSS
- a CDS encoding PilN domain-containing protein, producing MSKTRINLYSSSLLPPRLRLSFVRLLVVAGVFLLLGLSLIGLGWWQQTQVSRQLLEVESQRQALESQKQQLEAELAKRQPSAELVIELERRTQERELKGLLLTELGQRERMTSKGFAPVLQELAQVSDGSVWLSRIKLEEDKLEFEGFGQYPQSLPRWIDRLKQTESLRGRSFASMTMAREPGQPLAFVLTSEAREVKK